A window of Mucilaginibacter sp. PAMC 26640 contains these coding sequences:
- a CDS encoding deoxyhypusine synthase: MSTERGPISQFIERNYLHFNAAALMDAAKGYETHLLEGGKMMVTLGGAMSTAELGISLAEMIRQGKIDIISCTGANLEEDIMNLVAHSHYKRVPNYRDLSPQDEWDLLENHYNRVTDTCIPEEEAFRRLQKHIYKIWKDADTAGERYFPHEYMYKILLSGELEQYYEIDPKNSWMLAAAEKNLPIVVPGWEDSTMGNIFASYVIKGEVKASTMKSGIEYMAWLAGWYPENSTGKGIGFFQIGGGIAGDFPICVVPMLYQDMEMPEIPFWSYFCQISDSTTSYGSYSGAVPNEKITWGKLDINTPKFIVESDATIVAPLIFAWLLKQ; the protein is encoded by the coding sequence ATGAGCACAGAAAGAGGCCCTATATCGCAATTTATCGAAAGAAATTACCTGCACTTTAATGCAGCAGCGTTAATGGATGCCGCCAAAGGTTACGAAACACACCTTTTGGAAGGCGGAAAAATGATGGTTACGCTGGGTGGTGCCATGAGTACGGCCGAACTGGGCATATCTTTGGCGGAGATGATTCGCCAGGGAAAGATTGATATCATAAGCTGTACGGGTGCCAACCTGGAGGAGGATATCATGAACCTGGTGGCACACTCGCACTATAAGCGCGTTCCTAACTATAGGGATCTGAGTCCGCAGGATGAGTGGGATCTGTTGGAGAACCACTACAACCGGGTTACCGATACCTGTATCCCGGAAGAGGAGGCTTTTCGCCGTTTACAAAAACACATTTACAAAATCTGGAAAGATGCCGATACGGCAGGCGAGCGTTATTTTCCGCATGAATACATGTACAAAATTTTGCTTAGCGGCGAACTGGAGCAGTATTATGAAATTGACCCTAAAAACTCCTGGATGCTGGCAGCGGCAGAGAAGAATCTGCCGATAGTGGTACCGGGTTGGGAAGATTCTACAATGGGCAATATTTTTGCATCTTATGTAATTAAAGGGGAGGTAAAAGCTTCTACCATGAAAAGTGGTATAGAATACATGGCTTGGTTGGCTGGCTGGTACCCGGAAAATTCAACAGGCAAGGGGATAGGTTTCTTCCAAATTGGTGGTGGTATAGCTGGAGATTTCCCTATTTGTGTTGTACCGATGCTTTACCAGGATATGGAAATGCCCGAAATTCCATTCTGGAGTTATTTCTGCCAGATCTCCGATTCAACTACATCATATGGCTCATATTCCGGTGCGGTGCCCAATGAAAAAATTACCTGGGGTAAGTTGGATATCAATACGCCAAAATTTATTGTAGAGTCTGATGCAACAATTGTTGCACCACTCATTTTTGCCTGGTTATTAAAACAATAA
- a CDS encoding cytochrome C yields the protein MRNISLIFKQFSKSVLLVAGLALSGFNASAQADAAKGEAIFKAKCTACHKIDVRMTGPALGPQITSETDDKYLTKWIQNNQALIAAKNPKALKIYNEYNQAGMTVFAELTDADVGNIITYVREDWKKIQADKAKGPAGGGAATAQDAGPSNFVIFALIGVILVAFIVILVLNKVIGTLERLLLRNQGLLAEEEEVDGEKVKGDRLLLVKKILKNKKLVFFIVVCGTIAMGSWSWVTMWNTNVHQGYQPAQPIKYSHKLHAGVMKLECQYCHSGAFKGKNASIPSLNVCMNCHKAVKTESPEIHKIYDALGYDPQTQKYDSTKAQPIQWVRIHNLPDLAYFNHSQHVVVGNVKCQTCHGQIQEMQEVYQYSPLTMKWCIQCHKRTEVNGKGNAYYDKILAAHDKIKKGEKVTAAVLGGIECAKCHY from the coding sequence ATGAGAAATATCTCATTGATTTTTAAACAGTTCTCTAAGTCGGTTTTACTTGTTGCAGGGTTAGCCCTTTCTGGTTTTAACGCCAGTGCGCAGGCTGATGCTGCGAAAGGAGAAGCCATCTTCAAAGCCAAATGTACAGCCTGTCATAAGATAGATGTACGGATGACCGGCCCTGCATTAGGTCCACAGATCACATCTGAGACCGATGATAAGTACCTCACGAAGTGGATCCAGAACAACCAGGCTTTAATTGCTGCAAAAAACCCAAAGGCGCTCAAAATTTACAATGAGTATAACCAGGCGGGTATGACTGTTTTTGCCGAGTTGACCGATGCTGATGTAGGTAACATCATTACCTATGTGCGTGAGGATTGGAAAAAAATCCAGGCTGATAAAGCAAAAGGCCCTGCCGGTGGCGGTGCTGCTACGGCTCAGGATGCTGGCCCAAGCAATTTTGTGATCTTCGCCTTAATAGGTGTTATCCTAGTTGCATTTATTGTAATTCTGGTGCTAAACAAAGTAATTGGTACGCTTGAGCGTTTGTTGCTTCGTAACCAGGGTTTGTTAGCTGAAGAAGAAGAAGTTGACGGTGAAAAAGTAAAAGGCGACCGTTTGCTGCTGGTTAAAAAGATTCTTAAGAATAAAAAGCTGGTTTTCTTTATAGTTGTTTGCGGTACCATTGCGATGGGCAGCTGGAGCTGGGTTACCATGTGGAACACTAATGTTCACCAGGGATATCAGCCAGCACAACCTATTAAATATTCACACAAACTGCACGCAGGTGTTATGAAGCTGGAGTGTCAGTATTGCCACTCAGGTGCCTTTAAAGGTAAAAACGCTTCTATACCATCGTTAAACGTTTGTATGAACTGTCACAAGGCAGTTAAAACCGAATCTCCTGAGATCCACAAGATCTATGATGCTTTGGGGTACGATCCGCAAACGCAGAAATACGACAGTACAAAAGCACAGCCTATTCAGTGGGTGCGTATCCACAACCTTCCGGATCTGGCTTACTTTAACCACTCACAGCACGTAGTTGTAGGAAACGTTAAATGCCAAACTTGCCACGGTCAAATTCAGGAGATGCAGGAAGTATATCAATACTCTCCGCTTACTATGAAATGGTGTATACAGTGCCATAAACGTACTGAGGTGAATGGCAAAGGAAATGCTTATTATGATAAGATCCTTGCGGCACACGATAAGATCAAAAAAGGTGAAAAAGTTACTGCCGCTGTTTTGGGTGGTATCGAATGCGCCAAGTGCCATTATTAA